Proteins from one Dermacentor variabilis isolate Ectoservices chromosome 1, ASM5094787v1, whole genome shotgun sequence genomic window:
- the LOC142579549 gene encoding uncharacterized protein LOC142579549 gives MASNEQRTFIYLNFDIDPFTAELVFPQGVPKGGSVSLVFGAFQKGQPVKTTKFTEEFARMVSQKFRVSSPLVDGSPQCFIRISLVKEGAEPPLVPKPNKTVSLLKKSPLPALPQPSQQRKQAPPDSEFPMTIDLDDEEQNEEEVDDTDVPTKNATTNATRGGPACAEPAVVTPVAAVSATLKSAALQATVPKSAEANGGVDDHSDSDASVGSRPGSPFDDGGDGAAESTASDGDEVGAFRCDQCPVAFHFESELQKHGALEHGLLEACKHCSKKFPSKFSLVRHMWSHLPRSRLPFRCAECKKGFITKRELLGHKAKPHVGKLRAQQELVTRTENRPQARSAVNSEEVREELSCPERRSYSASAEEEIFFCEFCSEVYLTGHFYRQHVSKHHAEKLDMYPVDFSPFNGIEKDPETGPDEGKFRCTLCDKCTGMSFREVCNHISDEHPTAGVYACKRCTLVFSNEEEYGAHSSSHIVKVTPSQSSPGFKDYHCNLCSEVLTHRKALVRHLQQHHRDPNVKPYACEICPSRFRGKASLYIHTRKHNTQVERRRFPCSQCPKIFTAKQFLKRHEEAVHARLLPFACTHCSKRFYFERHLQQHLVMSHRSKLTEEQVAGLGLIHNFQCEECGFTSYSERTIRRHVYSHTGTYPFTCEICNRGFVFRFELTAHHARRHLHQKLHCHLCSRIFFIKERFEKHLSAHQENWGFTCPVCGQLFETQGYLENHQLRHSGKTPYECTDCGKRFSAPQGLTFHKQQHHHAKRPRHVGNSRMDHWPLGCDICGIRFKYLSSQQAHMAFHHPSTEGESLQCSYCQRKLGSKLALSQHLRKHTNEKYKCKHCERCFQSYVGCRTHQVVMHTRRFKTTCPFCSKGCVSIFDLKRHLRTVHNAIVVKEHNLEMVGAGGTEAIEMMDESMIVGEETIHVVGEDGTEVIGEENVHIVGEDGIEVVGEGAIQVVGEDGIQIVSGEHAMELISQEGMQVVKGQYIQAVGQDVQVVSNQGAEGGNEVVLLELEESSTLM, from the coding sequence ATGGCGAGTAATGAGCAGCGGACTTTCATCTACCTCAACTTTGACATCGACCCGTTCACGGCGGAGCTCGTGTTTCCTCAAGGCGTCCCCAAGGGCGGCTCAGTGTCCCTCGTGTTTGGTGCCTTCCAGAAAGGACAGCCTGTCAAAACAACCAAGTTCACCGAAGAGTTTGCCCGTATGGTGAGCCAGAAGTTCCGCGTATCGTCTCCACTTGTCGATGGCAGCCCACAATGCTTTATCCGCATCTCTCTCGTTAAAGAAGGCGCTGAACCACCACTGGTCCCGAAACCAAACAAGACGGTGAGCCTTCTCAAAAAGTCCCCACTTCCAGCATTGCCACAACCGTCACAGCAGCGGAAACAAGCGCCACCAGATTCTGAGTTCCCCATGACCATTGACTTGGACGACGAAGAACAAAATGAAGAGGAAGTAGACGACACAGACGTGCCCACTAAAAATGCAACAACAAATGCTACAAGGGGCGGGCCAGCGTGTGCCGAGCCTGCGGTCGTAACACCTGTGGCGGCGGTCTCTGCGACATTGAAATCCGCGGCTCTGCAAGCTACTGTGCCGAAATCAGCAGAGGCTAACGGTGGTGTCGACGATCACAGCGACAGCGATGCGTCGGTTGGGTCACGGCCAGGTTCACCTTTCGACGACGGCGGCGATGGTGCTGCCGAAAGTACGGCGTCCGACGGTGATGAGGTTGGCGCATTTCGTTGCGATCAATGCCCTGTGGCATTTCACTTCGAGTCAGAGCTGCAGAAACATGGAGCACTGGAACATGGCTTACTGGAGGCCTGCAAGCATTGCAGTAAGAAGTTCCCGAGCAAATTCAGCCTGGTACGCCACATGTGGTCACACTTGCCTCGCAGCAGGCTTCCTTTTCGTTGTGCAGAGTGCAAGAAAGGCTTTATTACTAAGAGGGAGCTCCTTGGCCATAAAGCCAAACCACATGTGGGGAAACTGCGTGCACAACAGGAACTTGTAACAAGAACAGAGAACAGGCCACAAGCTCGAAGTGCAGTTAATTCTGAGGAAGTCAGAGAGGAACTTTCCTGCCCAGAGAGGCGCTCATACTCGGCTTCTGCTGAAGAGGAAATCTTCTTCTGCGAGTTCTGTTCCGAGGTGTATTTGACAGGCCACTTCTACCGGCAGCATGTATCTAAGCATCATGCTGAAAAGCTTGACATGTATCCTGTTGACTTCAGCCCATTTAACGGCATTGAAAAAGACCCTGAAACTGGCCCTGATGAAGGGAAGTTTCGCTGCACGCTCTGTGACAAGTGTACAGGCATGAGTTTCCGAGAAGTGTGCAACCATATCAGTGACGAACACCCCACTGCGGGCGTGTACGCCTGCAAACGTTGCACCCTTGTGTTTTCTAATGAGGAGGAATATGgggcacacagcagcagccacattGTGAAAGTAACTCCCAGCCAGTCTTCGCCAGGATTTAAAGACTACCACTGTAATCTGTGCAGTGAAGTGCTCACTCACCGAAAAGCCTTGGTTCGTCACTTGCAGCAGCACCACCGTGATCCCAATGTAAAGCCCTATGCGTGTGAAATATGCCCATCTCGATTTCGGGGCAAGGCAAGCTTGTACATTCATACCCGTAAGCACAACACACAGGTTGAGCGTCGTCGTTTCCCTTGCTCTCAGTGTCCCAAGATCTTCACAGCGAAGCAATTTCTTAAACGCCATGAGGAGGCTGTGCATGCTCGACTGCTGCCTTTTGCTTGTACCCACTGTTCCAAGCGCTTCTACTTTGAGCGCCACCTGCAACAGCACCTGGTCATGAGTCATCGGTCAAAACTTACAGAAGAGCAAGTGGCTGGATTGGGCCTTATTCATAACTTCCAGTGTGAAGAATGTGGTTTCACATCGTACAGTGAGCGCACCATCCGTCGCCATGTATACAGCCACACAGGCACGTACCCATTCACATGTGAAATCTGCAATCGTGGCTTCGTATTCCGGTTTGAGTTGACAGCCCACCATGCGAGGCGTCACCTGCACCAGAAGCTGCATTGCCACCTGTGCTCCCGTATTTTCTTCATCAAGGAGCGGTTTGAGAAGCACCTGTCTGCTCACCAGGAAAACTGGGGCTTCACATGTCCAGTCTGTGGCCAGCTGTTTGAGACACAGGGTTACCTGGAAAACCACCAACTACGCCATTCAGGCAAGACACCATATGAATGCACTGACTGTGGCAAACGTTTTAGTGCACCCCAGGGTTTGACCTTCCACAAGCAGCAGCACCACCATGCCAAGCGTCCTCGCCATGTTGGCAACTCGCGCATGGACCACTGGCCCCTTGGCTGTGACATATGTGGAATCCGGTTCAAATACTTGAGCAGCCAGCAAGCACACATGGCCTTCCACCACCCATCAACTGAGGGCGAGTCACTCCAGTGCAGCTACTGCCAGCGCAAGCTAGGCTCCAAGCTGGCCCTCTCACAGCACCTTCGGAAGCACACAAACGAGAAGTACAAGTGCAAGCACTGTGAACGCTGCTTCCAGTCATATGTAGGATGCCGTACTCACCAGGTCGTCATGCACACACGCAGGTTCAAAACAACTTGCCCATTTTGCAGCAAGGGCTGTGTATCTATCTTTGACCTCAAGAGGCATCTCAGAACTGTTCACAATGCTATTGTGGTCAAGGAGCACAACCTCGAAATGGTTGGTGCTGGTGGCACTGAAGCTATAGAAATGATGGATGAGAGCATGATCGTTGGGGAAGAGACCATTCATGTTGTTGGGGAGGATGGAACGGAGGTCATAGGCGAAGAAAATGTGCATATTGTCGGTGAAGATGGCATCGAGGTAGTTGGCGAAGGTGCCATTCAAGTTGTTGGTGAAGATGGGATCCAGATTGTTTCTGGTGAGCATGCGATGGAGCTTATTTCTCAGGAAGGCATGCAAGTTGTCAAAGGGCAGTACATCCAGGCAGTTGGGCAAGACGTCCAGGTGGTCAGCAACCAAGGTGCTGAGGGTGGAAATGAAGTGGTTTTGTTGGAGCTTGAGGAGTCGTCAACCCTCATGTAG